The nucleotide window CGCAGCGCCAGCAGCCGACAGGAGGTGATTGAGCGAGGTGGGGGCGTTCATCGGGTGTACTTTGGCAGGAGAACGATGTTACCGCAGCGCAACAAAGCATTACTTTTGACTAGTGGAAACCCCTGACCGCCGATGCCGGAGCGCTGGGCTTTAATCAGATTGCAACAAATTTGACATGTTTGCCGCTTAGCATCCATGCGTCTTATAACCAGGAGAATCCATGAACTTCCAGCGCAGAGCTATGGCCATTGCCGCCATCACCGCAGCCGCTTTTTCCGTCCCCGCCCAGGCCCAGACCGAAATCCAGTGGTGGCACTCCATGACCGCCGTGAATGGCGAATGGGTCAACGACCTGGCCAAGGAATTCAACGCCAGCCAAAAAGACTACAAGATCATGCCCACGTTCAAGGGCACCTATGACGAGTCCATGACCGCTGCCGTGGCCGCCTTCCGCGCCGGTAACGCACCGCACATCCTGCAGGTGTTTGAAGTGGGCACGGCCACCATGATGGCCAGCAAGGGCGCTGTGGTCCCGGTGGGCAAGGTCATGACCGACGCCGGTTACAAGTTCGACCCCAAGGTCTACATCCCCGCTGTGGCCGGCTACTACACCTCGCCCGCCGGCCAGATGCTGAGCTTCCCGTTCAACAGCTCCACCACCGTGTTCTATTACAACAAGGACGCTTTCAAAGCAGCCGGACTGGACACCGAAAAAGCCCCAGCCACCTGGGCTGAAGTCGCGCTGGCTGCGGCAAAACTCAAGGCCAGCGGCCACAAGTGCCCGATTTCCCTGTCCTGGCAAGGTTGGACCCAACTGGAGAGTTTCTCCGCATGGCACAACGTGGAATTTGCCAGCAAGCAAAACGGCTTGGCCGGGCTGGACGCCCGCATGAAGGTCAACACCCCCCTGCACATCCGCCACATCGAAAACTTGGCCAATATGGCCAAACAAGGCCTGTTTGTCTACAAGGGCCGTGGCAACGTACCTGAAGCCAGCTTTGTCTCGGGCGAGTGCGCCATGATGACCACGTCGAGCGGCTTCTACGGCAACGTCAAGAAGAACGCCAAGTTCGCCTTTGGCCTGGCTCCTCTGCCCTACTACCAGGACGTCCCCGGTGCACCACAAAACACGGTGATTGGTGGCGCCAGCCTGTGGGTCATGGCCGGCAAGAAGGCCGAGGAGTACAAAGGTATTGCCAAGTTCTTTGACTTCCTGTCCAAACCCGAAGTGCAGTCCGCCAGCCACAAGCGCACCGGCTACCTGCCCATCACCACTGCGGCTTACCAACTGACCGAGAAGTCTGGTTTCTACAAGGAAAACCCCGGCACCGACGTAGCCGTGACGCAGATGGTTCGCAAGGTGACCGACAAATCGCGCGGTATTCGCCTGGGCAACTATGTGCAGATTCGCGCCATCGAGGACGAAGAGCTGGAACAAGTCTGGGCTGGCAAAAAGACCGCCAAAGAAGCACTCGATGCCATCGTGAAACGCGGCAACGAGCAGTTGGAGCGGTTCGAAAAAGCCAACAAGTAAGCGAGTGGCTTAACATCTGGAAGTGGCGGCGCGTGCCGCCACTTTTGTTTCCCCCTATTGCATGTTTGTGATGTCTGATTACCTGAATCCTGTGTATGGCCACTGAAAAAAGAGTCGTTTTCAAGTCCGCATGGCTGCCGTGGGTGCTGCTGGCCCCCCAGGTCGCTGTCATCGCCATTTTCTTTTTCTGGCCTGCGGCACAGGCGCTGCTGCAATCGGTGCAGCAAAGCGATGCCTTTGGCACCTCGGTGCAGTTTGTCGGGCTGGAAAACTTCCGCAACCTCTGGAATGACGAGTCGTACCTGGAGTCCTTCAAGACAACCGCCGTGTTCTCGTCGCTGGTCGCGGTACTGGGTTTGTCCCTCTCACTGACTCTGGCCATTTTTGCCGACCGGGTGGTGCGC belongs to Rhodoferax saidenbachensis and includes:
- the ugpB gene encoding sn-glycerol-3-phosphate ABC transporter substrate-binding protein UgpB produces the protein MAIAAITAAAFSVPAQAQTEIQWWHSMTAVNGEWVNDLAKEFNASQKDYKIMPTFKGTYDESMTAAVAAFRAGNAPHILQVFEVGTATMMASKGAVVPVGKVMTDAGYKFDPKVYIPAVAGYYTSPAGQMLSFPFNSSTTVFYYNKDAFKAAGLDTEKAPATWAEVALAAAKLKASGHKCPISLSWQGWTQLESFSAWHNVEFASKQNGLAGLDARMKVNTPLHIRHIENLANMAKQGLFVYKGRGNVPEASFVSGECAMMTTSSGFYGNVKKNAKFAFGLAPLPYYQDVPGAPQNTVIGGASLWVMAGKKAEEYKGIAKFFDFLSKPEVQSASHKRTGYLPITTAAYQLTEKSGFYKENPGTDVAVTQMVRKVTDKSRGIRLGNYVQIRAIEDEELEQVWAGKKTAKEALDAIVKRGNEQLERFEKANK